In one Vidua chalybeata isolate OUT-0048 chromosome 4, bVidCha1 merged haplotype, whole genome shotgun sequence genomic region, the following are encoded:
- the PCGF1 gene encoding polycomb group RING finger protein 1 — protein MASPPQGGPMAIAMRLRNQLQAVYKMDPLRNEEEVKVKMKELNEHIVCFLCAGYFIDATTITECLHTFCKSCIVKYLQTSKYCPMCNTKIHETQPLLNLKLDRVMQDIVYKLVPGLQHSEEKRIREFYQSRGLDRVTQPSGDDTVGGDPMGLPYSTFDHSRAHYFRYDEHVSLCLEKLSSSKDKSKAMLQQKYVRCSVRAQIRHLRRVLCHRLGLSLQHVQILFDNEPLPDHMTMKQLWLSRWFGKPAPLLLHYSIKDKRR, from the exons ATGGCGTCGCCTCCTCAGGGGGGCCCGATGGCCATCGCCATGCGGCTGCGGAACCAGCTCCAGGCCGTCTACAAGATGGACCCGCTGCGGAACGAG GAGGAGGTGAAGGTGAAGATGAAGGAGCTGAACGAGCACATCGTGTGTTTCCTGTGCGCTGGGTACTTCATCGACGCCACCACCATCACCGAGTGCCTGCACACCT tctGCAAGAGCTGCATCGTGAAGTACCTGCAGACCAGCAAGTACTGCCCCATGTGCAACACCAAGATCCACGAGACGCAGCCGCTGCTCAACCTCAAACTGGACAGGGTCATGCAGGACATCGTCTACAAGCTGGTGCCCGGCCTGCAGCACA GTGAGGAGAAGCGGATCCGGGAGTTCTACCAGTCCCGTGGCCTCGACCGGGTGACGCAGCCCAGCGGTGACG ACACGGTGGGGGGTGACCCCATGGGGCTCCCCTACAGCACCTTTGACCACTCGCGCGCGCACTATTTCCGCTACGACGAGCACGTCTCGCTCTGCCTGGAGAAACTGAG ctccagcaaggACAAGAGCAAGGCCATGCTGCAG CAGAAATACGTGAGGTGCTCGGTGCGGGCACAGATCCGACACCTGCGGAGGGTCCTGTGCCACcggctggggctgtccctgcagcac GTGCAGATCCTGTTTGACAACGAGCCCCTCCCTGACCACATGACAATGAAGCAGCTTTGGCTCTCACGCTGGTTTGGCAAG CCTGCACCCCTCCTGCTGCACTACAGCATCAAGGACAAGAGGAGGTAG
- the LOC128787257 gene encoding alpha-internexin-like, with protein MSAAEGRPRCRWGGGGGGGEAVLRARAEAAGYRRLLRARAAEVEALRGAVGALHRQLEGLRDRRSGELAKYQERVAELEREIGAAEAEMARCLREYPALLRLRMALEAEIAAYREMLESEELRLGGLAPP; from the exons ATGAGCGCGGCCGAGGGCCGGCCCCGGTGCCGgtggggcggcggcggcggcggcggcgaggcGGTGCTCCGTGCCCGTGCTGAGGCCGCCGGTTACCGGAGGCTGCTGCGAGCCCGAGCCGCCGAGGTGGAGGCGTTGCGGGGGGCGGTGGGCGCGTTACACCGGCAGCTGGAGGGGCTGCGGGACCGGCGGAGCGGGGAGCTGGCCAAGTACCAG GAGCGGGTGGCGGAGCTGGAGCGGGAGATCGGGGCGGCGGAGGCGGAGATGGCCCGGTGCCTGCGGGAGTACCCGGCGCTGCTGCGGCTGCGGATGGCGCTGGAGGCGGAGATCGCCGCGTACCG ggagatgctggagagcGAGGAGCTCCGCCTGGGCGGCTTGGCCCCGCCGTGA
- the LBX2 gene encoding transcription factor LBX2 translates to MTSAGEAAGSPPLPAAVGGHRRSPLDRLPPPANTTKPLTPFGIEDILGRPRGGSPPGTGTGPAAPPAPTGPRGGGGGCAPASPLWALEELASKTFQGLELGMLQAAGGPSPPGASGPRPPCRKRRKSRTAFTAQQLRELEQRFRRQRYLSPVDRDALAARLALSAAQVITWFQNRRAKLKRDLEELRADVASLQALPPAALQQLAGLPEPPGAPGTGTGTTEPAELSEEEIDVAD, encoded by the exons ATGACCTCGGCGGGGGAGGCGGCCGGTTCCCCCCCGCTGCCCGCCGCGGTCGGCGGCCACCGGCGGAGCCCCCTGGACCGGCTCCCGCCCCCCGCCAACACCACAAAACCGCTGACCCCCTTCGGCATCGAGGACATCCTTGGACGTCCCCGCGGCGGGAGCCCccccgggaccgggaccggtcccgccgccccccccgccccgacagggccccgcggcggcggcggcggctgcgcccCGGCCTCGCCGCTCTGGGCGCTGGAGGAACTCGCCAGTAAAACCttccaggggctggagctgggaatgctgcaggcgGCCGGAG GTCCGTCCCCGCCGGGCGCCTCTGGCCCGCGCCCTCCCTGCAGGAAGCGTCGCAAGTCCCGGACCGCGTTCACGGCGCAGCAGCTGCGGGAGCTGGAGCAGCGATTCCGGCGGCAGCGCTACCTCTCCCCGGTGGACCGGGACGCGCTGGCGGCGCGGCTGGCGCTCTCCGCCGCTCAGGTCATCACCTGGTTCCAGAACCGCCGCGCCAAGCTCAAGCGGGACCTGGAGGAGCTGCGGGCGGACGTGGCCTCGCTGCAAGCGCTGCCCCCCGCcgccctgcagcagctggcgGGGCTGCCCGAACCCCCGGGGGCTCCCGGTACCGGCACCGGGACCACAGAGCCCGCCGAGCTCTCGGAGGAGGAGATCGACGTGGCGGACTGA
- the TLX2 gene encoding T-cell leukemia homeobox protein 2, whose product MEREGGGPGPPAPHEPISFGIDQILGGPEPTGPHRAAAEPDYGLYGSGYGPTGPLGSYNLNMSMNVSVNVTPAPAAPPAGVIRVPAHRPAPAPPPAAPAAPPPGPALPGLTFPWMETTRRIAKDRLSAALSPFAVTRRIGHPYQNRTPPKRKKPRTSFSRVQICELEKRFHRQKYLASAERATLAKALKMTDAQVKTWFQNRRTKWRRQTAEEREAERQQANRLMLHLQQEAFQKSLAQPLPQDPLCMHNSSLYALQNLQPWAEDNKVTSVSGVASVV is encoded by the exons ATGGAGCGGGAGggcggcggcccggggcccCCCGCGCCCCACGAGCCCATCAGCTTCGGCATCGACCAGATCCTGGGCGGCCCCGAGCCCACGGGGCCGCACCGGGCGGCGGCAGAGCCCGACTACGGGCTCTACGGGAGCGGGTACGGCCCCACCGGTCCGCTCGGCTCCTACAACCTCAACATGAGCATGAACGTGAGCGTGAACGTGacccccgcgcccgccgcgccgcccgccggAGTCATCCGCGTCCCGGCGCACCggcccgcgcccgccccgccgcccgccgcgcccgccgcgccgccgccggggcccgcGCTGCCGGGGCTCACCTTCCCCTGGATGGAGACCACGCGCCGCATCGCCAAAGACCGGCTCTCAG ccGCGCTGTCGCCCTTCGCGGTGACGCGGCGCATCGGGCACCCGTACCAGAACCGGACGCCGCCCAAGCGCAAGAAGCCGCGGACGTCCTTCTCCCGGGTGCAGATCTGCGAGCTGGAGAAGCGCTTCCACCGGCAGAAGTACCTGGCCTCGGCCGAGCGTGCCACCCTGGCCAAGGCCCTCAAGATGACGGACGCCCAGGTCAAGACCTGGTTCCAGAACCGCCGCACCAAGTGGAG GCGTCAGACGGCGGAGGAGCGCGAGGCGGAGCGGCAGCAGGCCAACCGGCTGatgctgcacctgcagcaggaggcttTCCAGAAGAGCCTGGCGCAGCCGCTGCCGCAGGACCCGCTCTGCATGCACAACTCCTCGCTCTACGCCCTGCAGAACCTCCAGCCCTGGGCCGAGGACAACAAGGTGACGTCGGTCTCGGGGGTGGCCTCTGTGGTGTGA
- the LOC128786570 gene encoding interleukin-12 subunit beta-like — MLVLVGLVLSLVPAEPLTAFPPKFEVGKLNQDVVVRCDTSEQHIYWTLNGEEEPMAELVPEGQKLTIVGLDLPATGNYSCWAGRGHLLDTTYVVVSSTREEEINVSCQAESYNGSFHCSWPGPPSAIFRARLIRSDGSMGPWVPVASEQGQFNTSLADPLFCPFGEELRPLQLHLEGLSDTSYLNLSRHFFLRDIVRPDLPQELSLQQRGEQLHLAWAPPASWPLPKSYFALLYHLQYELHNGTQVEQFVEGAEETPVPAGAGRVRISCRDPYTPPAWSPWSAWMGLDAPQ; from the exons atgctggtgctggtggggcTGGTGCTGTCCCTTGTGCCTGCAGAACCCCTGACTGCCTTCCCCCCCAAGT TCGAGGTGGGGAAGCTCAACCAGGACGTGGTGGTGAGATGTGACACTTCAGAGCAGCACATCTACTGGACACTGAACGGGGAGGAGGAGCCCATGGCCGAACTGGTGCCTGAGGGCCAGAAGCTCACCATCGTCGGCTTGGACCTGCCAGCCACTGGCAACtacagctgctgggctggccgTGGTCACCTGCTGGACACCACCTACGTGGTGGTCAGCAGCACCC GCGAGGAGGAGATCAACGTGTCCTGCCAGGCTGAGTCCTACAACGGCTCCTTCCACTGCTCCTGGCCCGGGCCCCCCTCTGCCATCTTCCGTGCCCGCCTCATACGCAG cGATGGCTCCATGGGGCCGTGGGTACCAGTGGCCAGTGAGCAGGGCCAGTTCAACACCAGTCTGGCAGACCCCCTGTTCTGCCCCTTCGGAGAGGAGCTGCGCCCGCTCCAGCTGCACCTGGAGGGGCTCTCGGACACCTCCTACCTCAACCTCTCCAGGCACTTCTTCCTCCGCGATATTG TGCGTCCTGATctgccccaggagctgagcctgcagcagcGGGGGGAGCAGCTCCACCTGGCCTGGGCCCCCCCAGCCTCCTGGCCGCTCCCCAAGTCCTACTTTGCACTGCTCTACCATCTACAGTACGAGCTCCACAACGGCACCCAG GTTGAGCAGTTCGTGGAGGGTGCGGAGGAGACGCCGGTgccggcgggagcggggcgggtGCGAATCAGCTGCCGGGACCCCTACACCCCCCCGGCCTGGAGCCCCTGGAGCGCCTGGATGGGCCTCGATGCACCCCAATAA